CTGTATTTCCTGTTGCCAGTTCATGGCCTGCCTTGCAATTCCTTGTCGTTTTAGTAAACTAGTCCAGATCTGTTTTGAGAAATTACAAGTGAAGAACAAATGCTCACATCCTTCATCATGAGCTTCACACAGTGGACATTGAACATCATCTATACAACCCCATTTAGCAAGCCGATCTTTAGTCAACAATCTTCCACATATAGACAAGTATAGTATGAATATCCATCGGGGAGCTCCACTATTATTACACGTTAGTCGCCGCCAGGATACTTTAGGAAAGTCCCCTCTAAGCTTCAAGTAGATTTGTTTAATAGAAAATTGCTCCCACTCTACCACCTCAGCTTCCAGAATCCCTGCTTGCTCAAAGTATTTGTGCGCCTTCAAGATTTTCCTGATTACCCAGGAAGCTTGATCAGCTGTAATTCCCCATACAGGGCCATGTTTACCATAGTATATGTGGACCCATTGAACCCACAATTTATCTTTCTTCTTGCAAAGGTTCCACAGTCATTTGCAAATGGCTGCTTGGTTCCAGAGAGTGATATTAAGGATATTAAGTCCCCCAGCAGAACTTAGTTTAGAATATTTATGTAACCTTAGTTTAGAATCTTTAAACAAATTAACCTAATAATCTTTTAAGGACATTACTAAATAATAACTCAAGTAAATATATAGGGCATGTTTGGTACGGATGAAAACATTTTTCAAAAGATATTTTTTAAGTTTCTCATGTTTGGTttatcaaattttttttttaaaacattttctttaagaaaacaagttccttaaaaataaagaaaatgacttacccatgaaagtaaaaaaaaataaaaaaaaatcatatgatATTCCACATCTCCACCCTCCAACACATCCTATCTCCACCCCACCCCACCTCCACCATCCCCACACCCGTATCCCCACCCGACATTCACATCCACATAGTCTTTGTCTATATTACATACACATATTTTTTAGATAATACATattgcttactttccaaacatcaGAAAATACATAagaaattcattaattttttgaaaaacaatttCTAGGAAAATATTTTCCGAAAAAAAGTATTTCTCTTCATACCAAATACACCCATAGAGTAAAGTAGTTTAAAACAATACCTGAAAATGTGACTTCAAAGTTGTCTAAATTTTATCAAAATATAATGACAAAAAATGTAAAATGTAACCTAATAAGACCAAAAAAAGATCCACAAAAAATTACCACTACACTATACACTTTATCAAAGTCCACGTAGGAATATAGTCTTTAAAACCGAATAAGGGCAAAAGTGAAAAGTGAGAGTGTGCAGGGAAAAGGAACTGCAGTAGCCACGTGTAGGCTGTAGCAACTTCACAGCATCAGACAGCAAAATAATGAAAATACCCCTGTGAGGACGACCAAAATTTGGTATTTCCGCTTATAGCCTTATATATATTAACTAGATGGTGTATGCCCGTGCGGCATGCGCACTTTGAATTAtaatgtatctatgtgtatgtagttatgtTTCGATagtggtaatatatatatatatatatatatatatatatatatatatatatatatatatatatatatatatactatgttcaaaatacgattaatataacattgtaatttgtgctccgtatccaaaacattattatttagtgtttgctacgaatactgACTTTCTTGATTTGGTtatccaattgaaagatttgaaatacactttctcctaccgagtttcatgaTCTCTTTCTAATCAACAACACTAAAAAACGCTTTCATGTGTCAGCATCTGctgtagtctttaatttttaaatatagaccaacttcatcatttaagaaaatatgtgtatacgtttttTGACCGTCTATATTTCGTCTTTTCgatgttattcttcattatttgtgtgagacgtatgtgtctaaacttatgcccaaaggtataagttttaaatcttttggttttatgacttctttagcggtttttgtgttcaatttaaatcgttatttcttttttcctaaaTTTCTCTTCTGTAAATTTTCTGTAAGCGTaactttaccattttctgaacttattatcattatttaaatgtcctacttttttattcttcttcacgtggatcccaccttaattttttttgttgttgttgcaatTATTCCCTAATTCTTCATGTGGATCGTACCTTAATTTTTATTATCTCAACTATTATAAAAGAGTGGGTcctaccttaattttttttatttatactattatagaaaagtgggccccaactttttaaaaaaaaaaattctactattatagaagagtgggccccaccttaatttttttaaaattttttttactattatagaagaccgCTTATATTTCGCCTTCTTAATGTTATTACTCATTATTGGTGTTAGACGTAtgatataagttttaaatcttttgctTTTATGACTTTTTTAgcagtttttgtgttcaatttaaatctttatttattttttcccgaatttctcttctttacatttcctctaagcgtacctttaccattttctgaacttattatcattatttaaatatcctatttttttctgttgcaattgtctcctacttcttcacgtggaccccaccttaatttttttttcatattgtCTCCTAATTCTCCACGCGGAactcaccttaattttttttaatctctactattatgGAAGAGTGGGCCCACCTTAAATATTTTTTTCctagcaattgtctcctacttcgtCACGTGGACCccatcttatttttattttttgtcaaTTATCTCTTAATTCTTCACGCGGATCCCACCTTAaatttttttaatctctactattatggaagagtgggcccaccttatttttttttattcctactattatagaagattaggccccaccttaattttattttttttacaatttttctaACATTAGAGAAGATTAGggcccaccttatttttttttatttttttttataatttttccaCCATTAAAGAAGATTGGGGCCCacccttattttatttttttaatagagACTGACGACGAAACATAGGTTTAAatccatgcttctatatagttgaaaaattacttatatatatatatatatatatatatatatatacacacacacttagcctttattttgtgGTTCAAAAAGAGtattcacttatcaaatcaagaaataattaaccttatttttttcaaatttgcccttattaagtgttaagtgaccaaATCCAACACCTATTTAAATAGgaatagtttagtcaaattatctattttgcttagaatttaatattttcttaaggagtgtgcaaaTGGCGAAGTGGACCCTTCATGATTTGAAAGGAGTATTTGGTCACCAATGTAATTATATTAGCCGACCTATCAAATATTTTAAAAGCCCAAAAAACAATTCTCTATACCGGATAAGTATTACTCAAAAACTATATTTCCATCATAAAAAAATCAATAGGCTCTTTTTTCCTACACGTTATTGCTGACGTTTGATCGAATTTTTGTACCTGacccattaattgttgattttcCTAATTTGACCCACCCAAATACAGACACAATAAATTCATGGACAAAATCAGATCCGAAATTATGACATAGCTGAAACTTTTGGAGATCAACTACCATAAACTACTCAATGACATAGCTATAACAACGTCACTCCCATTTTTGATTTTTGGCAAGGTCATGAATACTCATCATTTACTATTTGTCCTTCATATATAATTGGCATAGTCATTACAGTGTTATTTAATCTTTTAACTACGTCACCAATAAGGGAGTTTTTGATTCACCTTTTTTATTCTAGTGTTCCATATCGGCATTGGAGTCCCGACTAATTCGAGTTACACCGCATAAAGTTATTTAAGGGAAAATCGCTTTTctaatagaatttttttttattcaggACTCGAACACAAAACCTCTAATTAAGAGTGAAAAAATCATATTTATCTCATGACAAGccttattgatcttagttgaccCTTATATAAGTCACGAGACCTTACTAAAACAGTAGATGTTTTCCGTTGATTTGGGAAGAGTAAATATTTATGTTATTTTATGCTTTTTTAAGCCATTAGATgtcatgatattatattcatattGTTAGTAAATAAAAGCGGGCTCGTTTTAACCATTTAATGTTTTAGATGGAATCATCACGCGCACTTTAAAATGGTATCAAAACACTCTGTGATTGAGTCTCGCTGCCATCAATTATCGAAATTTCTTTTTCACGTATTTAGTTCATGAAAAAGAATTAGGCTCACACGTGAGGAGTGTGTTGAGAAGAGATTATCATACACTTCGAtaattcaaatatttttaaattgatatttttctttttttagtttatttaaaACTATGATCAAAGTTTAATTCATCCTCCTAAATGAACATTTAGGACATATATCAGAAAAGTAGGTCAGGATTCAACAGTCGAATCGAATTATGAGCCATCTCCTAATTATATTTTTTCTCGCCAACCAGTGTCCTGGTTAGTCTCGTTCAAATGACGAACTCATTGATTAAACGTTTAAACAATCATCAAACACGATTATAATATAATTAATGTGGCATTTTAGTCATATATTAATTAGATGCTATTCTTCAGTTCGCGCTTTTCAGCCTTTATATATTTCAGTACTAATTTCTTTTGAACTACTAACTTGAAGAATTAAATACAGTACCAAATAATAATGTGATAATACTACTAATTAGAGGATTAATTTGTGATTGTAATTAATAGATGTGGTGTCTTGACTTGGGGATATTAAAGTGATTTGACTTTTCATATTCTGCAAATGTACAATTTCTAGTTCGGATATTTATAACCCTTACTTTTCTATAGGCCCGAATTTATGAAATTATGTAGAAGTTATCAAAAGTAGCAAGAAAATTAGACGAAACTATATCAGCATAATGTGGCATTTATGTATTGAAAGAGTAAATACAATCATGTTATTTATAAAACTTTGCTAAAATGTATAATTTTATGGACCACCAGATCACTTTTACTAGTTACAAGTTACAACAAATAATATATCTTATTTTTAATATTGAAAATCTCACATTTTGAGTAGACTTACATGTAGATATTTCCTTAAGTGATTTGGTAGTGTAGATTTTCTACACTATTTTATAACCTATTTGGCCAGACTTTTGGAAGCTAAAAatgtttttcattttatttaaGAAAGTGATTATTTTAATTGAGTTGTTTCACCAAACTTTTCAGGAAGAAATAAGTAGTATTGACAAAAATGCTTTTCCAAAAAATCATGAGTTTGAACAAATAGGTTACTAGAATATACTATATTGAACTCATTACTATTCCAAATTTAATTTGCACTAATTGTTTAGAATTTTTTATATCTTGTCACTCTATAAATGTAAATTGAATTCTTTACGCATATTGGTGATGAATTTAAAAGGTTACTTAAACATGTTGGCTACAATGAATGCAACGGAGTGAAGAAATTAATGAAAGTCTGCTTTTATATCGGAAAAGTTGTGCGCCTAGATTAGCAAATAGCAATGCACATTATTTTAGCCGCCTCAAATTTTGGCTGCAAAAATAAAGGGGGCTTGATTTATTGTGCAAAAAGATGAACAATGCAATAATTGTATAGAAAGGAAAACAGGTTCTCATTTAAAGCAATTAAACCCACTTATTAAGTTGAGGAATTAATTTGGCCAACAGTGCCAAGGaggatttataattttttttagaaaGGAGTTTATTAGCGATTAGTTAGAAGATTAGTTCTTGACATTTGATGAATTATGCATGGACGTACTCCCCCAATTTATATTATATGGTGTTCTAATTTTTATATTTAGTCCGAAATAAATTATATTTTACATAATAAAAAAACTATTAAttgttttttctaatttttttcttattta
The sequence above is a segment of the Lycium barbarum isolate Lr01 chromosome 6, ASM1917538v2, whole genome shotgun sequence genome. Coding sequences within it:
- the LOC132643835 gene encoding uncharacterized protein LOC132643835, encoding MALKILKAHKYFEQAGILEAEVVEWEQFSIKQIYLKLRGDFPKVSWRRLTCNNSGAPRWIFILYLSICGRLLTKDRLAKWGCIDDVQCPLCEAHDEGCEHLFFTCNFSKQIWTSLLKRQGIARQAMNWQQEIQWALTHARGRSTNAEIYRMTLAGSIYHIWKERNTRVFQGKRRVAAIVVRQIVQEVHC